One window of the Triticum dicoccoides isolate Atlit2015 ecotype Zavitan chromosome 3B, WEW_v2.0, whole genome shotgun sequence genome contains the following:
- the LOC119280943 gene encoding ribosomal protein S7, mitochondrial-like, which yields MGDFDGEQKELIKKLVNFRMIDGKRTRVRAIVYKTFHRLARTERDVIKLMVDAVDNIKPICEVVKVGVAGTIYDVPGIVARDRQQTLAIRWILGAAFKRRISYRISLEKCSFAEILDAYRKRGISRKRRENLHGLASTNRSFAHSRWW from the coding sequence ATGGGGGACTTTGATGGTGAGCAAAAAGAATTGATCAAGAAATTGGTAAACTTTCGCATGATCGATGGTAAAAGAACGAGAGTTCGTGCTATTGTTTATAAAACTTTTCACCGCCTAGCTCGAACTGAACGCGATGTAATAAAACTTATGGTTGACGCCGTAGATAATATAAAGCCAATATGCGAAGTGGTCAAAGTAGGAGTCGCAGGTACTATTTATGATGTTCCTGGGATTGTAGCCAGGGATCGTCAACAAACCTTAGCTATTCGTTGGATCCTTGGAGCAGCTTTCAAACGACGTATAAGCTACAGGATAAGCTTAGAGAAATGTTCATTTGCTGAGATACTGGATGCTTACCGAAAGAGGGGAATTTCACGTAAGAGAAGGGAGAATCTTCATGGACTGGCTTCCACCAATCGGAGTTTCGCGCATTCCAGATGGTGGTAA